The following are encoded in a window of Mycobacteroides chelonae CCUG 47445 genomic DNA:
- a CDS encoding sensor domain-containing diguanylate cyclase, whose translation MPLNRIVSYVRATAWMSFLLQWWTEPVPTGWLRAFLRERKLDRTVRNLIGGYALIFAAICVAVQFSDTGPRSTVGRAIVVVCALGALGWAVRWVVGPWPSLREAVAFVAFADVGIALACWQDSDPLAGLVGTVLFTPVGAYVSFFLGNRLLLAHVAWCGPVIFALSLRLLAEGTVGAAMTAVVKVTSMLLVVVLIPMVIQFGIAVVRLDALAAQRDPLTGLLNRRGIYGEWQRLHGGLMRVHGLEGDRVVAAAIVDIDRFKSINDQYGHGTGDRVLVDLANAFVGESIRGNTVGRSGGEEFIVVTICPAHAVVDFATRLREAVKASEPAGITVTASVGVAAQPVASVAATASREAIDVLTACADRAMYEAKRNGGNQSRILHPEYDSDDHYLWQSGA comes from the coding sequence ATGCCGCTGAACAGAATTGTCTCGTACGTCCGTGCCACGGCCTGGATGAGTTTTCTGCTCCAGTGGTGGACGGAGCCGGTCCCGACGGGCTGGTTACGGGCCTTCCTGCGGGAACGCAAGCTCGATCGGACCGTTCGCAACCTCATCGGTGGGTATGCGTTGATCTTCGCGGCGATCTGCGTGGCGGTGCAGTTCAGCGACACCGGGCCCCGAAGCACGGTGGGCCGCGCCATCGTTGTGGTGTGCGCCCTCGGTGCGCTGGGTTGGGCGGTGCGCTGGGTCGTAGGGCCGTGGCCGTCCCTGCGTGAAGCGGTCGCGTTTGTCGCCTTCGCCGACGTCGGAATCGCGCTGGCCTGCTGGCAGGACTCCGATCCATTGGCGGGCTTGGTGGGGACGGTGCTCTTCACGCCGGTCGGCGCGTATGTCAGTTTCTTCCTGGGGAACCGGCTGCTGCTGGCGCACGTGGCGTGGTGTGGCCCGGTGATCTTCGCGCTGTCGCTGCGTCTGCTCGCCGAGGGCACCGTTGGTGCGGCGATGACCGCGGTGGTGAAGGTGACCAGCATGCTGCTGGTCGTGGTGTTGATACCCATGGTCATCCAGTTCGGAATCGCGGTGGTGCGCTTGGATGCGCTGGCGGCACAGCGAGATCCACTCACCGGATTACTCAACCGGCGAGGCATCTACGGTGAGTGGCAGCGTCTACATGGTGGGTTGATGCGCGTGCACGGGTTGGAAGGTGACCGGGTGGTCGCGGCCGCGATCGTCGATATCGACCGCTTCAAGTCGATCAACGATCAGTACGGCCACGGAACAGGCGACCGGGTGCTGGTCGACCTGGCCAACGCATTCGTCGGCGAATCGATTCGCGGAAACACGGTGGGGCGCTCGGGTGGTGAGGAGTTCATCGTCGTGACGATCTGTCCAGCGCATGCCGTCGTCGATTTCGCCACCCGGCTCAGGGAAGCGGTGAAGGCGTCCGAGCCGGCGGGCATAACGGTGACTGCGAGTGTGGGTGTCGCGGCGCAGCCGGTCGCCAGCGTGGCGGCGACGGCATCACGGGAGGCGATCGATGTGCTGACCGCCTGTGCCGATCGTGCGATGTACGAGGCGAAGCGCAATGGCGGCAATCAATCCCGGATCCTTCATCCGGAATATGACTCCGACGATCACTACTTGTGGCAGTCGGGCGCCTAG
- a CDS encoding nitroreductase/quinone reductase family protein: MPVDIKPVPKWLRYFNKVVIGGHKIGLKLPMVVLTVPGAKSGKPRSTPITPFTLGGQRYAVGGVPGSSWITNARKAKEGTLTQGRHTQRVRIVELSPEDSRPVLRAFPIEVPTGVGFIRNAGLVKEGTPDEFEALAGIAAVFRFDPLEG, encoded by the coding sequence ATGCCAGTTGACATCAAACCCGTTCCCAAATGGCTCAGATACTTCAACAAGGTCGTCATCGGCGGGCACAAGATAGGCCTCAAATTGCCGATGGTGGTCCTCACCGTGCCCGGCGCCAAATCGGGCAAGCCCCGGTCGACTCCCATCACCCCGTTCACACTCGGCGGCCAGCGCTATGCCGTCGGCGGAGTTCCCGGATCGTCATGGATTACCAACGCACGCAAGGCCAAAGAGGGCACCCTGACACAGGGCCGCCACACCCAGCGAGTACGGATCGTCGAGCTCTCGCCTGAGGATTCCCGACCGGTGCTGCGCGCGTTTCCGATCGAGGTGCCCACCGGAGTCGGCTTTATCAGAAACGCCGGGCTGGTCAAGGAGGGCACGCCCGATGAGTTCGAGGCTCTCGCCGGGATTGCCGCCGTCTTCCGGTTCGATCCGCTGGAAGGCTAG
- a CDS encoding Clp protease N-terminal domain-containing protein → MADFSLSLDNLIESVRGIHPDGTALDRLSDAMLLAGRLSDHADALIGHFVDQARRSGASWSEIGSSMGVSKQAAQKRFVPSVRMFSRFTDRARRSVVAAAGFALTDGTPITVEHLLAGTVSDPKGLAALIVSQSGITIEALGIPERAVPDYQTVAPKLPTAEFDGDAQEALEATLHTALRLGHNYIGTEHLLLAILSGHTEISRKLCDLGLNAVVAEEQVNRLLGDISHGRTL, encoded by the coding sequence ATGGCCGACTTCTCCCTCTCTCTCGACAACTTGATCGAGTCGGTGCGCGGGATTCATCCCGACGGCACCGCCTTGGACCGCCTGTCCGATGCGATGTTGCTGGCCGGACGGCTCTCCGATCATGCCGATGCCCTGATCGGACATTTCGTAGACCAGGCCCGACGCTCTGGCGCCTCCTGGAGTGAAATCGGGTCCAGCATGGGCGTCTCCAAGCAGGCGGCGCAGAAGCGCTTCGTGCCATCGGTACGGATGTTCTCCCGCTTCACCGATCGGGCCCGGCGATCAGTCGTGGCAGCAGCAGGATTCGCGCTCACCGATGGCACACCGATCACCGTCGAGCACCTTCTGGCCGGAACCGTAAGTGACCCGAAAGGACTAGCCGCACTTATCGTCTCGCAGTCAGGAATAACCATCGAGGCCCTGGGGATTCCCGAGCGGGCAGTACCCGACTACCAGACCGTTGCCCCAAAACTGCCCACTGCAGAATTCGACGGTGACGCACAGGAGGCGCTGGAAGCCACGTTGCACACCGCGCTTCGACTGGGCCACAACTACATCGGTACCGAGCACCTGCTGCTGGCGATCCTGTCCGGCCACACGGAAATCTCCCGAAAGCTCTGCGATCTGGGCCTCAACGCAGTGGTGGCCGAAGAGCAGGTGAACCGCCTGCTCGGCGACATTTCGCACGGTAGAACCCTCTAG
- a CDS encoding o-succinylbenzoate synthase translates to MELPALDDVLDRLHVVALPMRVRFRGITTREVALIDGPAGWGEFGAFPEYQPPEASAWLAAAIEAAYRELPEPRRTRIPVNATVPAVAAAAVPEVLARFPGARTAKVKVAEPGQSLDDDIARVEAVRAQIPTVRVDANAGWTVEQAVEALTALTRAGALEYAEQPCATVEELAQVRRRLPDVPIAADESIRRASDPMRVAQACAADIAVLKVAPLGGVAALLDIASRIGMPAVISSALDSAVGIGIGLRAAAALPVLEHACGLGTGGFFVEDVAQAPTPEDGYLPVSSFTPDPDRLATLAAAADRRDWWRRRVADCYPLLNR, encoded by the coding sequence GTGGAGCTGCCCGCGTTAGACGATGTGCTGGACCGGCTGCACGTCGTCGCCCTGCCCATGCGGGTCCGATTCCGCGGCATCACCACCCGTGAGGTGGCGTTGATCGACGGCCCTGCGGGCTGGGGTGAGTTTGGTGCCTTTCCCGAATATCAGCCGCCTGAGGCCTCAGCCTGGTTGGCCGCGGCGATCGAGGCCGCCTACCGCGAGCTTCCGGAGCCGCGGCGCACCCGAATTCCGGTCAACGCCACCGTGCCCGCGGTGGCCGCCGCGGCGGTGCCCGAGGTGCTGGCTCGTTTCCCGGGCGCCCGCACCGCCAAGGTCAAGGTGGCCGAGCCCGGGCAGTCGCTGGATGACGACATCGCGCGTGTCGAGGCGGTCCGCGCGCAGATCCCCACCGTGCGGGTGGACGCCAACGCGGGATGGACTGTCGAGCAGGCCGTTGAGGCACTGACGGCACTGACCCGCGCGGGCGCTCTGGAGTACGCCGAACAACCCTGCGCCACCGTCGAGGAACTGGCCCAGGTGCGTCGGCGGCTCCCGGATGTGCCGATTGCGGCCGACGAGAGCATCAGGCGTGCAAGCGATCCGATGCGTGTTGCGCAGGCTTGCGCGGCCGATATCGCGGTGCTGAAGGTGGCCCCGCTCGGCGGGGTGGCCGCGCTGCTGGATATCGCCTCGCGGATCGGTATGCCCGCTGTGATTTCCAGCGCCCTGGATAGCGCGGTCGGTATCGGTATCGGTTTGCGTGCGGCCGCGGCACTGCCGGTGCTCGAGCATGCCTGCGGACTGGGAACCGGGGGATTCTTTGTCGAGGATGTGGCGCAGGCGCCGACGCCCGAGGACGGTTACCTACCGGTGTCGTCGTTCACACCTGACCCGGATCGGCTGGCGACACTCGCCGCCGCCGCAGACCGCCGCGACTGGTGGCGGCGCCGTGTGGCCGACTGCTACCCGCTGCTGAACCGGTAG